One part of the Gemmatimonadetes bacterium SCN 70-22 genome encodes these proteins:
- a CDS encoding ribonuclease PH produces MPSEIRLRSDRAPDALRRVTLERRAVRNAEGSCLVSFGHTRVLCAASVEDGVPGWRKGSGQGWLTAEYAMLPRATNTRSPRERVQLGGRTQEIQRLIGRSMRAMVDDFAFGEFTLRVDCDVLDADGGTRTAAITGACVAVVDAFAWMVETGRIQATPVRRRVAAVSVGIIGGEARLDLEYAEDVRADVDMNVVMTSEGRFVEVQGTGEHASFDRSELDRLVALASDGIRHLDALQLSALAALPAGTHPAGTLPAGTLPPATRP; encoded by the coding sequence GTGCCCAGCGAGATTCGTCTTCGTAGCGACCGCGCGCCCGACGCGCTCCGTCGTGTCACCCTCGAGCGGCGGGCGGTGCGCAACGCCGAGGGGTCGTGCCTCGTGTCCTTCGGGCACACGCGCGTCCTCTGCGCCGCATCGGTGGAGGACGGCGTCCCGGGGTGGCGCAAGGGGAGCGGGCAGGGGTGGCTCACGGCCGAGTATGCGATGCTGCCGCGGGCAACCAACACGCGCTCGCCGCGGGAGCGCGTGCAGCTGGGGGGACGCACGCAGGAGATCCAGCGCCTCATCGGACGGAGCATGCGGGCGATGGTCGACGACTTCGCGTTCGGGGAGTTCACGCTGCGGGTCGACTGCGACGTGCTCGATGCCGACGGGGGGACGCGCACGGCGGCCATCACGGGTGCCTGCGTCGCCGTCGTCGACGCGTTCGCGTGGATGGTCGAGACGGGGCGGATCCAGGCGACGCCGGTGCGGCGCCGGGTCGCGGCCGTCAGCGTCGGGATCATCGGGGGCGAGGCGCGGCTGGACCTGGAGTACGCCGAGGACGTGCGCGCCGACGTCGACATGAACGTCGTGATGACGAGCGAGGGGCGGTTCGTCGAGGTGCAGGGGACGGGGGAGCACGCCTCGTTCGACCGGTCGGAGCTCGATCGCCTGGTGGCGCTGGCGAGCGACGGCATCCGGCACCTCGACGCATTGCAGCTGTCGGCGCTCGCGGCGCTTCCCGCGGGCACGCATCCGGCCGGCACGCTTCCCGCCGGCACGCTCCCCCCCGCCACGCGCCCCTGA
- a CDS encoding protein-export membrane protein SecF: MIRIFHNTNYDFIKWWRQAALATVAFIMLGLGSFLWKGGVNFSIEFTGGTLMQLEFKQPPDVAELRATIDRVAPGSEIQQYGTNLEYTVRGREEGGVEAAATTSTEGVAKAIQSALDAKYTPEGYTVKRIEAVGPKVGSELRRGAMIAMLLVGLVTLAYLALRFEWRFGAAAVLSTAHDVLITLAFIKLFHIEVSLVVVGAILTLLGYSGNDTIIIFDRVREDLRKARKESLYDTLNRAINETLPRSVLTHTTTLAATLALLVFAGEVLRPFAWVMTFGVFVATFSSIYVAGPLLLYIERKFPRAVSEKGRVSAGQAKAAPEARARDEARSERPARPAGRASQRPATR; the protein is encoded by the coding sequence ATGATTCGCATCTTCCACAACACCAACTACGACTTCATCAAGTGGTGGCGCCAGGCGGCGCTGGCCACGGTGGCGTTCATCATGCTCGGGCTCGGGTCCTTCCTCTGGAAGGGCGGCGTGAACTTCAGCATCGAGTTCACCGGTGGCACGCTCATGCAGCTCGAGTTCAAGCAGCCCCCCGACGTCGCGGAGCTGCGCGCCACGATCGATCGCGTGGCCCCCGGCTCGGAGATCCAGCAGTACGGCACCAACCTCGAATACACGGTGCGTGGGCGGGAGGAGGGGGGGGTGGAGGCAGCGGCCACGACCTCGACCGAAGGGGTCGCCAAGGCCATCCAGAGTGCGCTCGACGCCAAGTACACGCCGGAGGGCTATACGGTGAAGCGCATCGAGGCCGTGGGTCCCAAGGTCGGAAGCGAGCTGCGGCGCGGCGCGATGATCGCGATGCTCCTCGTCGGTCTCGTCACGCTCGCCTACCTGGCCCTCCGCTTCGAGTGGCGCTTCGGGGCGGCGGCGGTGCTGTCGACGGCCCATGACGTCCTCATCACCCTCGCCTTCATCAAGCTGTTCCACATCGAGGTGTCGCTGGTCGTCGTCGGCGCCATCCTCACCCTGCTCGGCTACTCGGGCAACGACACGATCATCATCTTCGACCGTGTCCGCGAGGACCTGCGCAAGGCCCGGAAGGAGTCGCTGTACGACACGTTGAACCGCGCCATCAACGAGACGCTTCCGCGCTCGGTCCTGACGCACACCACGACGCTGGCCGCCACGCTTGCCCTGCTCGTCTTCGCCGGCGAGGTGCTGCGCCCGTTCGCGTGGGTCATGACGTTCGGCGTCTTTGTCGCCACCTTCTCGTCGATCTACGTCGCCGGCCCGCTCCTCCTGTACATCGAGCGCAAGTTCCCGCGCGCGGTGTCGGAGAAGGGACGTGTATCGGCCGGGCAGGCGAAGGCTGCCCCGGAGGCAAGGGCCCGCGATGAGGCGCGCAGCGAGCGCCCCGCGCGTCCGGCGGGACGCGCCTCGCAGCGGCCGGCCACTCGCTAG
- a CDS encoding ethanolamine utilization protein EutM (ethanolamine utilization protein; involved in the degredation of ethanolamine) gives MAQSALGLIETKGLVGAIEAADAMVKAANVRLIGKEKVGGGYVTVMVRGDVGAVKAATDAGAAAAERVGELVSVHVIPRPHAELELILPQGALGDAG, from the coding sequence ATGGCACAGAGCGCGCTCGGACTCATCGAGACCAAGGGGCTCGTCGGGGCGATCGAGGCTGCCGATGCAATGGTCAAGGCGGCGAACGTTCGCCTCATCGGGAAGGAAAAGGTGGGTGGCGGATACGTCACCGTCATGGTCAGGGGCGACGTCGGAGCCGTGAAGGCCGCCACCGACGCCGGGGCGGCGGCCGCCGAGCGCGTCGGCGAACTGGTCTCGGTGCACGTCATCCCGCGTCCGCACGCCGAACTCGAACTCATCCTCCCGCAGGGAGCGTTGGGTGACGCCGGCTGA
- a CDS encoding protein-export membrane protein SecD codes for MSNLKYRVALIVALVAASVWALFPRTVVERVKRDGAFVYDTVRRVPLKRGLDLQGGMHLALEVDETRQAVTDKSDALDRALKVVRTRIDEFGVSEPVVQKVGTDRIIVELPGIDDPQRAEEVVQKSAFLQFQITDESQALDKVMPRLDQIVRDKGAAVATTGDTANKSQVAVLPNLFGKGDSAVAGDSTKKDSLASAAGTSGGAFSKLVQGGQFPGEYMVAERDVQTVERYLAMPEVQAALPPGKVLRWSSDTLSLGAQAYRPLYVVDARPIITGEYLQDAKPNNTPIEGTVVEFTLNNEGGRRFRSETGKHVGDYMAIVLDDKVMGRPPVIQSAIGTRGQITMGGRDLQDAQDLALVLRAGSLPVPLKIAEVRQIGASLGQDSISKGTLAMLIAVGLVIAIMIGYYRFSGMLAVGALVLYVIFTMAILAGFGAVLTLPGLAGLVLTVGIAVDANVLVFERIREELDRGKTVRTAIDEGYKHAWSAILDTSVTTILGGAVLYQYGTGPVKGFAVTLIAGIIASLFCAVFVTRTFYMIWLNRSRNVQTLSI; via the coding sequence ATGTCGAATCTGAAGTACCGCGTGGCCCTCATCGTGGCGCTGGTCGCGGCCTCCGTCTGGGCGCTCTTTCCGCGGACGGTGGTGGAGCGCGTCAAGCGTGACGGCGCCTTCGTCTACGACACTGTGCGTCGCGTCCCGCTCAAGCGGGGGCTCGACCTGCAAGGGGGGATGCACCTCGCCCTCGAGGTCGACGAGACCAGGCAGGCCGTCACCGACAAGAGCGATGCGCTCGATCGCGCGCTGAAGGTCGTTCGCACGCGCATCGACGAATTCGGCGTGTCCGAGCCGGTCGTGCAAAAGGTCGGGACCGACCGCATCATCGTCGAACTCCCGGGTATCGACGATCCGCAGCGGGCGGAAGAAGTGGTGCAGAAGTCCGCGTTCCTCCAGTTCCAGATCACGGACGAGTCGCAGGCGCTCGACAAGGTCATGCCGCGCCTCGACCAGATCGTTCGCGACAAGGGAGCCGCCGTGGCCACCACGGGCGACACCGCGAACAAGTCGCAGGTGGCGGTGCTCCCGAACCTGTTCGGCAAGGGCGACAGCGCGGTGGCGGGCGATTCGACGAAGAAGGACAGCCTCGCCTCGGCTGCGGGGACGAGCGGTGGTGCCTTCTCGAAGCTGGTCCAGGGGGGGCAGTTCCCCGGCGAGTACATGGTCGCCGAGCGCGACGTGCAGACCGTCGAGCGCTACCTCGCCATGCCCGAGGTCCAGGCGGCGCTTCCGCCGGGCAAGGTGCTGCGCTGGTCGAGCGACACCCTGTCGCTCGGGGCGCAGGCCTATCGCCCCCTCTACGTCGTCGATGCCCGCCCGATCATCACCGGCGAGTATCTGCAGGACGCCAAGCCCAACAACACACCCATCGAGGGGACGGTCGTCGAGTTCACGCTGAACAACGAGGGCGGCCGTCGCTTCCGCAGCGAGACCGGGAAGCACGTCGGTGACTACATGGCGATCGTCCTCGACGACAAGGTCATGGGGCGCCCGCCGGTCATCCAGAGCGCGATCGGGACCCGCGGCCAGATCACCATGGGCGGGCGCGACCTCCAGGACGCGCAGGACCTCGCCCTCGTCCTCCGCGCCGGTTCGCTCCCCGTCCCCCTCAAGATCGCCGAGGTGCGCCAGATCGGCGCGTCGTTGGGGCAGGACTCCATCTCGAAGGGAACGCTGGCGATGCTCATCGCCGTCGGCCTGGTCATCGCGATCATGATCGGCTACTACCGATTCAGCGGGATGCTCGCCGTCGGGGCGTTGGTGCTCTACGTGATCTTCACGATGGCGATCCTCGCCGGCTTCGGCGCGGTCCTCACCCTCCCCGGGCTGGCCGGCCTCGTGCTCACCGTCGGTATCGCCGTCGACGCTAACGTCCTCGTCTTCGAGCGCATCCGCGAGGAGCTCGACCGCGGCAAGACGGTGCGCACCGCTATCGACGAAGGGTACAAGCACGCCTGGAGCGCCATTCTCGACACGTCCGTGACCACGATTCTCGGCGGCGCCGTGCTCTACCAGTACGGTACCGGCCCCGTGAAGGGCTTCGCCGTCACCCTCATCGCCGGGATCATCGCGTCGCTCTTCTGCGCCGTGTTTGTCACCAGGACGTTCTACATGATCTGGCTCAATCGCTCCCGGAACGTCCAGACGCTGAGCATCTGA
- a CDS encoding reactive intermediate/imine deaminase has protein sequence MSVEHVRTDKAPAAIGPYSQATIAGGFLFTAGQIPLDPVTMQVVDGDVVAQAERVLQNLSAVLHQAGCTWKDVVKTTVFLHDMADFPRVNEVYSQALGDARPARSTVQVSALPRGVLVEIDAIAKVG, from the coding sequence GTGAGCGTCGAACACGTACGTACTGACAAGGCCCCGGCCGCCATTGGCCCGTACTCGCAGGCCACCATCGCCGGCGGCTTCCTGTTCACCGCGGGGCAGATCCCGCTCGATCCCGTCACGATGCAGGTCGTCGACGGCGATGTGGTCGCGCAAGCCGAACGCGTGCTGCAGAACCTCTCGGCCGTGCTGCACCAGGCCGGGTGCACCTGGAAGGACGTCGTCAAGACCACCGTCTTCCTGCACGACATGGCCGACTTCCCGCGCGTCAACGAGGTCTACTCCCAGGCGCTCGGCGACGCGCGCCCGGCGCGCTCCACGGTCCAGGTTTCCGCCCTCCCGCGCGGGGTCCTGGTCGAGATCGACGCCATCGCCAAGGTGGGGTAG
- a CDS encoding formate--tetrahydrofolate ligase translates to MPPFPTDIEIAQGARLRPITDVAAELDLTPDDLDLYGKYKAKIPIEVTQRTPRGRLVLVTAINPTAAGEGKTTTSVGLAQALRKIGKRTALCIREPSLGPVFGMKGGAAGGGYAQVLPMEDINLHFTGDFHAIATAHALLSALLDNHLQQGNALNIDPRRITWPRTIDMNDRALRRAVIGLGGPAEGVVREERWVIIPASEIMAIVALASSFADLEARLSRIIVGSTYGADRKPVRAGDLKAAGAMALLLKDAIRPNIVQTLEGGPAFVHAGPFGNIAHGCNSVMATKAALALGDIVITEAGFGSDLGAEKFFDIKCRAGGLKPEAAVLVATIRALKMNGGANKKDLAREDLAALERGLPNLEHHIDNVRQFGLPLVVAVNRFGTDSDAEIAMVTECARRAGVRVALTEVFARGGDGGVALAHELLALLDEGGANFAPIYDASRPIREKIEAIARKVYGADGVDYSPKAARSIDYLQSIGMGETPVCMAKTQYSLTDDPTRLGRPSGFRITVNEVYPAAGAGFVVAQCGDIMTMPGLPKEPAAERMAIGPDGAIVGLS, encoded by the coding sequence ATGCCCCCATTCCCCACCGACATCGAGATCGCCCAGGGCGCCAGACTCCGCCCCATCACCGACGTGGCCGCGGAACTCGACCTCACCCCCGACGACCTCGACCTGTACGGGAAGTACAAGGCCAAGATCCCGATCGAGGTCACGCAGCGTACGCCGCGTGGACGCCTCGTGCTCGTGACGGCCATCAATCCCACGGCGGCAGGCGAGGGCAAGACCACGACCTCCGTGGGGCTCGCGCAGGCGCTGCGGAAGATCGGCAAGCGCACGGCCCTCTGCATTCGCGAACCGAGCCTTGGTCCGGTCTTCGGCATGAAGGGCGGGGCGGCGGGGGGCGGGTACGCGCAGGTCCTCCCCATGGAGGACATCAACCTGCACTTCACGGGTGACTTCCACGCCATCGCCACCGCCCACGCCCTCCTGTCGGCGCTGCTGGACAATCACCTCCAGCAGGGGAATGCGCTGAACATCGATCCCCGCCGCATCACCTGGCCGCGCACGATCGACATGAACGATCGTGCCCTGCGTCGTGCCGTCATCGGGCTGGGGGGACCCGCCGAGGGTGTGGTGCGCGAGGAACGCTGGGTCATCATCCCCGCCAGCGAGATCATGGCCATCGTCGCCCTCGCGTCGTCGTTCGCCGACCTCGAGGCGCGCCTCTCGCGCATCATCGTGGGATCGACCTACGGCGCCGATCGCAAGCCGGTGCGCGCGGGCGACCTCAAGGCCGCCGGGGCCATGGCGCTCCTGCTCAAGGACGCGATTCGCCCCAACATCGTCCAGACGCTGGAGGGAGGGCCCGCCTTCGTGCACGCCGGCCCCTTCGGCAACATCGCCCACGGCTGCAACTCCGTGATGGCCACCAAGGCCGCGCTCGCATTGGGTGACATCGTCATCACCGAGGCCGGCTTCGGTTCCGACCTGGGCGCGGAGAAGTTCTTCGACATCAAGTGCCGGGCCGGCGGATTGAAACCCGAGGCGGCGGTGCTCGTTGCCACCATCAGGGCGCTCAAGATGAACGGCGGGGCCAACAAGAAGGACCTCGCCCGAGAGGATCTCGCGGCCCTCGAACGTGGTCTCCCGAACCTGGAGCACCACATCGACAACGTGCGGCAGTTCGGCCTCCCGCTCGTCGTGGCCGTCAACCGCTTCGGCACCGACAGCGACGCCGAAATCGCCATGGTCACGGAATGCGCGCGCCGCGCCGGCGTGCGCGTGGCGCTGACCGAGGTCTTCGCCCGCGGCGGCGACGGTGGCGTGGCGCTGGCGCACGAACTGCTCGCCCTGCTCGACGAGGGCGGGGCGAACTTCGCCCCCATTTACGATGCCTCCCGCCCCATTCGCGAGAAGATCGAGGCCATTGCGCGCAAGGTGTACGGCGCCGACGGGGTCGACTACTCGCCCAAGGCCGCGCGCTCCATCGACTACCTGCAGTCCATCGGCATGGGCGAGACCCCGGTCTGCATGGCGAAGACGCAGTACTCGCTCACCGACGACCCGACGCGCCTGGGGCGCCCCTCGGGCTTCCGCATCACCGTGAACGAGGTATACCCTGCCGCCGGCGCCGGCTTCGTCGTGGCGCAGTGCGGCGATATCATGACCATGCCCGGCCTTCCCAAGGAGCCGGCGGCAGAGCGCATGGCGATCGGCCCGGATGGCGCCATCGTCGGCCTCTCGTAG
- a CDS encoding selenide, water dikinase SelD: MGPGDLTTALAALVPHTDPRLLVGHETFDDAGVFRLSDDLALVQTVDFFAPIVDDPYDFGQVAAANALSDVYAMGGEPLTALSIAGFPTGRLPLEVLSAILRGGQDKVHEAGASLVGGHTINDDEVKFGLAVTGRVHPLRILSNARARPGDVLVLTKPLGTGLIATALKLGKAEAVHEATMIGSMKRLNRDAARAAHEVGVHCATDVTGYGLLGHASHIARASSVSLHLRVRALPLLPGTREALASGVRTGGAERNDAFVAPHVAWGSVTAEERAILVDPQTSGGLLVAVPAHRVPEYLSRVEASVVVGEILPQGEHLITLEG, encoded by the coding sequence ATGGGTCCGGGTGACCTCACGACAGCGTTAGCGGCGCTCGTTCCGCACACCGATCCCCGCCTGCTCGTCGGTCATGAGACCTTCGATGACGCGGGGGTCTTTCGGCTGTCCGATGACCTCGCCCTGGTGCAGACCGTCGACTTCTTCGCCCCGATCGTCGACGATCCCTACGACTTCGGGCAGGTGGCGGCCGCCAACGCGCTGTCCGACGTCTACGCGATGGGCGGCGAGCCGCTCACCGCGTTGTCGATCGCCGGCTTTCCCACGGGGCGATTGCCGCTCGAGGTGCTCTCGGCCATCCTGCGTGGCGGGCAGGACAAGGTGCACGAGGCCGGGGCCTCGCTGGTGGGCGGGCACACCATCAACGACGACGAGGTGAAGTTCGGCCTCGCCGTCACCGGGCGCGTGCATCCGCTCCGGATCCTCAGCAATGCGCGCGCGCGCCCGGGCGACGTGCTCGTCCTCACCAAGCCGCTCGGGACGGGACTGATCGCCACCGCGCTCAAGCTGGGGAAGGCCGAGGCCGTGCACGAAGCAACGATGATCGGGTCCATGAAGCGCCTCAATCGCGACGCCGCGCGGGCGGCGCACGAGGTCGGCGTTCACTGCGCCACCGATGTCACCGGCTACGGCCTCCTCGGGCACGCCTCGCACATCGCCCGGGCGTCGTCCGTGTCGTTGCACCTGCGCGTGCGTGCCCTCCCGCTCCTCCCCGGCACCCGGGAGGCGCTCGCGTCGGGGGTGCGGACCGGTGGCGCCGAGCGCAACGACGCCTTCGTCGCGCCGCACGTCGCCTGGGGGAGCGTCACCGCCGAGGAACGTGCCATCCTCGTCGACCCGCAGACGTCCGGGGGATTGCTCGTGGCGGTCCCGGCCCATCGGGTGCCGGAGTATCTTTCGCGCGTCGAAGCGAGCGTGGTGGTGGGCGAGATCCTCCCGCAGGGGGAACATCTCATCACCCTCGAAGGGTAG